In the genome of Spea bombifrons isolate aSpeBom1 chromosome 11, aSpeBom1.2.pri, whole genome shotgun sequence, one region contains:
- the LOC128468619 gene encoding ATP-binding cassette sub-family D member 3-like gives MLLRMSQALGRIALAGREMTRLAGDHMNLGTLRDQVIYPDTPEHWKRKGIPDKVLKEYLDNVQLGYILEREGGWDSV, from the exons atgctgctgaggatgtctcaggcattgggacgaatcgccctcgcaggacgggaaatgacaaGATTAGCAGG agaccatatgaatttgggaacgttacgggaccaagtcatttacccagacactccagaacactggaaacgtaaaggtattcctgataag gtattgaaggaataccttgacaatgtgcagctgggttacattttggaacgtgaaggcggctgggacagtgtttaa